TACCATTCCTTACCATCCTTTACTATTCCTTACCATCCTTTACCATCTTTTACCATCCCTTCCAAGTCCCACCAAGTCTCACTTTCGCCAGTTCGCCAGTTCGCCCCATCCCCAGCTCGTTCTTCCTTCATGTCAATTTAAAAACAAATCTCTCAGTATCACACAACTTTGAACTTTAAACCTTAAACTTTGAATTTAAAAAACTCCCAGTCTCCTCCTCTCTTCTCAATATTTTACAATTCCCCAAGTTTCCTACAAAACGTTTTTCCACGCAAAGAAAACGCAAAGAAAAATCGCTAAGCTCGCAAAAGAGGATGGAACTCGGATAACACTGATTTGACGGATTTCCGCTGATTATATTTTATAATAAGACAGGATTGCGTGTATTAGTATGTTCGCCAGCTCCCCAGCTCGTTCTTTCTTCATCTCGATATAAAAAACGATTCTCTCAGTATCACACAACTTTGAACCTTGAGCCTAGAACCTTGAAAAACCCCAAATCTCCACGTCCCCCATCCGCCCCCTATACAAGCCTGTCTAACTTCTGATTACTCAATAGTGTAAATTTGCCGCAAACCAAAAAAAGCATCATGAAATTTAAAAAGACTATTCTCAATTTTACCATCTTCCTATTCATTTTTAGCATACTATTTAGCTCATGTGAAAAGAAGATGACACCAGGTGAAGCAAAAGAAATCGCCAAGGAAGCCTATGTTTATGGTTTTCCAATGGTAGTTAACTACAAAACAATGTACAATTACACATTGAATGAAAAGTCACCTGAGTATAAAGCTGCATTCAACGAAAAAAGTTGTGAGGCACGCGTTTTTACTCCCGAAGACAAGGCTATTGTCACTCCAAACTCTGATACTCCATATTGTATGTTTTGGCTTGATATAAGAAGTGAGCCCATCGTATTATCGGTTCCTGAAATGGAAGATGACCGCTATTATAGTTTTCAATTAATTGATTTATACACCCATAATTTTGCCTATTTAGGCACCTTGTCAACGGGTAATAAAGCAGGAAAATACATAGTTGCCAAAGAGGGCTGGAAAGGCGAGAAGCCCAATGGAATTACAGATATACTTTATAGTGAAACAGATTTGTTTTTTGTAGTGGTACGTACACAATTAATAGATGCTAACGATCTTCCAAATGTAAAAGCCATTCAAGAAAAATACCAAATTCAAGAATTAAGTAGCTTTTTGGGTGAAGAGCCTGTGAAAGCAGCAAAAATAGACAATAGCTTAGCATGGAATGATGGCGATGAATTTACTGTTGCATCTCTCAACTATATGAATTTTATGCTAAATCTAACAAAACCAGTTGCATCTGAAGTTGAGTTGAGAAATAAATTTGCAAAACTTGGACTTGGTACCGAAAAAGGTTTTGATATCAATAGTTTTGATGAAGAAACTCAAAAAGCCATTAAAGAAGGGATGCAAACAGGCCTTAAAAAAATGACTGATTTTGCTACTGAAGTAACAACAACAGATCCTATGGCAAGCACTAAAATTTTTGGAACACGCGATTTCCTCACAAAAAGTGCCAAGGGAAATTACAACTTAGATAACTTTTATGTACTGCGTGCTATCGCTGCCCAACATGGTCTTTATGGGAATTCTGCTCAAGAAGCAATTTACCCTACCTATTTAATGGAAGCGGCAGGTGTTCCCTATGACGCGGCTAAATTTAATTATACCCTTACTTTCAAAAAAGATGAATTACCACCAGTAAACGCTTTTTGGTCATTTAGTATATACGATGGTATCACCCAATTATTTATTCATAATGAATTAGATAGGTATTTGTTGAACTCAAACATGTTGGAAGACTTTGTTTATAATGAGGATGGTTCGTTGACATTTTACATGCAAAAAGATGCTCCAGAGGATGCACTGAAAGCGAATTGGCTACCTGCTCCTAATGGACCTTTCTACTGTACCATGAGGCTGTATGGACCCAAAGAAGAAGCTGTAAACGGAGAGTGGATAAATCCTCCATTGCTAAAATTAGTTAAATAGAAGTGTTCAGTTACAACTGATATTTAATCTATTTATAATATTCTGTGCATTAGTTTCTTTGTTTTCCCCAAGCCTAAAGTATACTGGGCAAAAGCAGTAAGACAAGGAAGCAAAAAAACATAATACTCAGCAAATTTATCTTGGTAATCCTTCAATCTCATTGATTATCAATATCTTAATAATAGTACACGTAAATAGTTGAATAGCTTATAAATTAAAAATAAAGTCAAATAATAAAGGAGAAAAATGATGATGATCAATAAAAATAAAAACAATCGCATGGCAGCTTTGCTAGTTAGCCTGTTCTTTATTCTTAACCTATCAGCGCAGACAGATGAAGCTGTTATTGTAAACGTAGACAATTTTGCGCGTGCCGAAACAGCTTTTCAATTCGATCGCGTGCTCACATTGGTTGAGGGTGGCGAAGTCAATAAATTCATTCACCTACGTCAGCCCACCCCCTTAGATCAACAAAATGTTATTCGAATGAATAGAGATACCTACTACAGTGCTGCCATTGTAGATATTAGTAAGGGAGCTACTCTTACGATTCCAGAAACAGAGGGTAGATATGTGTCTGCTATGATCATCAATGAAGACCATTATAATAATAAGGTATATCATAAACCAGGCACCTATAAACTGACCATGAAAGAGTTCGGCACTTCTTTTGTGAGTGTTAACTTACGCATCTTAGTTGATAATTTAGACCCAGAGGATGTATAAAAGGTATGGGCTATTCAGGATGGAGTAAGCATAGAAGCAAAATCTGCCAGACCTTATACGCACCCGAATTACGATAAGGTAAGTTATGAAGCTACCTATAAGCCCTTGATTGAACTGAGCAGAGGTATGCCAGAAACCAGTAGGATGTTCGGAAAAGAAGAAGATCTTGATAAAGTGCGCCATTTGCTTGGTACAGCATTTGGCTGGGGTGGTTTACCCGAGTATGAGGCATTCTATCTAACCATCGAACCGAATCTTCCCGTTGAAGCCTATGAAATTACCGTAAAGGATGTTCCCGTAGACGCATTTTGGTCTATAAGTGTATACAACAGGGATGGTTATTTTCAGGAAAATGAATACGATTCCTATAGCATCAATAATATTACGGGTACTCCTAATGAGGATGGTTCTTTTACCGTCCATTTTGGCGGTGATCCCAAAAGTTCAAATTATTTGCACATTACTGAGGGTTGGAATTATACGGTACGCTTGTATCAACCTCGTAAGGAAATTATTGAAGGAGAATGGGTTTTTCCAGATGTAAAACCAGTAGAAAAATAAAATATTACACTTTATATGTGAATATCAAGGACCTGAAAAGTTGAACCCCAAGGGGGTGAATCTTCCAATAATTAAGTTGCATTAACACCAATAAATTAATTAGCAAGAATAATAACTAGGCCGTTCATACTTTCAGAGGTACTTCTTGAACAGGCCGATATAATCCTAGAGAGAGGAAAACAATTTGGCATTAGTCGAAATGTGTGTTATGTGC
The sequence above is a segment of the Lentimicrobium sp. L6 genome. Coding sequences within it:
- a CDS encoding DUF1254 domain-containing protein — its product is MKFKKTILNFTIFLFIFSILFSSCEKKMTPGEAKEIAKEAYVYGFPMVVNYKTMYNYTLNEKSPEYKAAFNEKSCEARVFTPEDKAIVTPNSDTPYCMFWLDIRSEPIVLSVPEMEDDRYYSFQLIDLYTHNFAYLGTLSTGNKAGKYIVAKEGWKGEKPNGITDILYSETDLFFVVVRTQLIDANDLPNVKAIQEKYQIQELSSFLGEEPVKAAKIDNSLAWNDGDEFTVASLNYMNFMLNLTKPVASEVELRNKFAKLGLGTEKGFDINSFDEETQKAIKEGMQTGLKKMTDFATEVTTTDPMASTKIFGTRDFLTKSAKGNYNLDNFYVLRAIAAQHGLYGNSAQEAIYPTYLMEAAGVPYDAAKFNYTLTFKKDELPPVNAFWSFSIYDGITQLFIHNELDRYLLNSNMLEDFVYNEDGSLTFYMQKDAPEDALKANWLPAPNGPFYCTMRLYGPKEEAVNGEWINPPLLKLVK
- a CDS encoding DUF1254 domain-containing protein, which encodes MLVSLFFILNLSAQTDEAVIVNVDNFARAETAFQFDRVLTLVEGGEVNKFIHLRQPTPLDQQNVIRMNRDTYYSAAIVDISKGATLTIPETEGRYVSAMIINEDHYNNKVYHKPGTYKLTMKEFGTSFVSVNLRILVDNLDPEDV
- a CDS encoding DUF1214 domain-containing protein, whose amino-acid sequence is MPETSRMFGKEEDLDKVRHLLGTAFGWGGLPEYEAFYLTIEPNLPVEAYEITVKDVPVDAFWSISVYNRDGYFQENEYDSYSINNITGTPNEDGSFTVHFGGDPKSSNYLHITEGWNYTVRLYQPRKEIIEGEWVFPDVKPVEK